The Flavobacterium sp. HJ-32-4 genome contains a region encoding:
- a CDS encoding enoyl-CoA hydratase/isomerase family protein gives MSDSGSISVSIRGNAAYVTFGHPAGNSFPSSQLLKLTEALGQLAHDPAVALVVLQSSGDGAFCAGASFDELLSISDPDAGTRFFSGFANVINAMRQCPKPIIGRVQGKAVGGGVGLAAACDYVFATHAASVRLSELAIGIGPFVIAPAVERKVGKSGLAELSFAPSEWKDATWALQRGLFSRLCDDIASMDVALDNFIETLGGCNPEALSEMKKALWEGTDHWGTLLYERAAISGSLVLSDFTRQALEAFRKK, from the coding sequence ATGTCCGATTCCGGTTCTATTTCGGTCTCGATCCGCGGTAATGCGGCGTATGTCACATTCGGTCACCCGGCTGGAAATTCCTTTCCATCTTCGCAATTATTAAAACTTACGGAAGCCCTGGGGCAACTCGCGCACGATCCAGCCGTGGCGCTGGTGGTGCTGCAAAGCAGTGGCGACGGGGCCTTCTGTGCGGGCGCTTCATTCGATGAGCTATTGTCAATCTCTGATCCGGATGCCGGCACTCGGTTCTTCTCGGGTTTCGCCAACGTCATCAATGCCATGCGACAGTGCCCGAAACCCATCATCGGACGGGTGCAGGGGAAAGCCGTGGGCGGCGGCGTCGGATTGGCTGCTGCCTGTGATTACGTATTCGCTACCCATGCGGCGTCGGTACGGCTATCAGAATTGGCGATTGGCATTGGTCCTTTTGTCATTGCGCCGGCCGTCGAGCGGAAGGTAGGCAAATCCGGACTCGCAGAGCTCTCATTTGCGCCGTCGGAATGGAAGGATGCGACGTGGGCCCTGCAACGCGGCCTTTTCTCGCGTCTGTGCGACGATATCGCATCCATGGATGTGGCGTTGGACAACTTTATCGAAACCCTGGGCGGTTGCAATCCAGAGGCGTTGTCGGAAATGAAAAAAGCGCTATGGGAAGGCACCGATCACTGGGGCACCCTGTTGTATGAACGCGCAGCGATCTCGGGTAGTCTGGTGCTGTCGGATTTTACACGGCAAGCGCTGGAAGCCTTTCGGAAGAAATAA
- a CDS encoding 6-carboxytetrahydropterin synthase produces MTKIRITKQFSFETGHALYGYDGKCRNVHGHSYKLSVTVIGTPLADTAHVKYGMVIDFSDLKKIVREEIVDVFDHATVFNGGTPHVELAKELRERGHHVILVDYQPTSENMVIDFAAKLQKRLPSNVSLFSLRLQETETSYAEWFASDNP; encoded by the coding sequence ATGACGAAAATCCGTATCACCAAGCAGTTTAGTTTTGAAACCGGCCACGCCCTCTATGGCTATGATGGCAAATGCCGTAATGTGCACGGCCATAGCTATAAACTGTCAGTAACCGTCATCGGAACGCCCTTGGCCGATACAGCGCATGTAAAGTATGGGATGGTGATTGATTTTTCGGATCTGAAGAAAATCGTCCGCGAGGAGATCGTCGATGTATTTGACCATGCCACGGTCTTCAACGGCGGTACGCCCCACGTGGAATTAGCCAAGGAACTTCGGGAGCGCGGGCATCACGTCATTCTAGTTGACTACCAACCGACGAGTGAGAATATGGTCATTGATTTCGCAGCTAAGCTCCAAAAACGCCTCCCGTCTAATGTCAGCCTTTTTTCGCTAAGGCTACAAGAGACCGAAACGTCTTATGCCGAGTGGTTCGCTTCCGATAACCCCTGA
- a CDS encoding toxin-antitoxin system YwqK family antitoxin, whose translation MKRFPLLPFLALLPLAALMAFHDPYTLKRITDANFRYEFYTTTQSVSPKEGRVYYWFKGGAIHFSEAGMAGELLDGPYRRSYLDNQIAEQGSFKAGLRTGTWKTWHRNGLLETRSNWKDGRLEKDYARYDALGNLVEKGHYRKGRKDGTWIDAAQNDTVEYRKGRVYHTRPKLTKEQKKAAREEKECLREEAKKAKAARKEAARQKQAPGPSAAPVKGKTQTKAQTKPEPQPGFWKRLFSKKPKTNTHGKGQ comes from the coding sequence TTGAAGCGATTCCCTTTACTCCCGTTCCTGGCGCTGTTGCCGTTGGCGGCGCTGATGGCGTTCCACGATCCGTATACCCTCAAACGGATCACAGATGCCAACTTCCGCTATGAATTCTATACCACCACCCAATCGGTATCACCCAAAGAAGGTCGCGTATACTATTGGTTCAAAGGGGGCGCCATCCACTTTTCGGAAGCAGGTATGGCGGGCGAATTGCTTGATGGCCCCTACCGGCGTTCCTACCTCGACAACCAGATTGCCGAACAGGGCAGTTTCAAAGCCGGACTGCGCACCGGCACCTGGAAAACCTGGCACCGCAATGGCCTGCTCGAAACCCGCTCGAACTGGAAAGACGGGCGGCTGGAAAAAGACTACGCCCGTTATGACGCCCTCGGTAACCTCGTCGAAAAAGGCCACTACCGAAAAGGTCGCAAAGACGGCACCTGGATTGATGCCGCCCAAAATGATACCGTCGAATACCGCAAAGGCCGCGTTTACCATACACGCCCGAAGCTGACGAAGGAACAGAAAAAAGCCGCACGCGAAGAGAAAGAATGCCTGCGCGAAGAGGCTAAAAAGGCGAAAGCAGCCCGGAAGGAAGCCGCAAGGCAAAAACAAGCGCCCGGTCCGTCAGCCGCACCCGTAAAAGGAAAGACCCAGACAAAAGCGCAAACAAAGCCTGAACCGCAACCGGGTTTCTGGAAGCGGCTCTTCTCAAAAAAACCCAAAACCAACACCCATGGTAAAGGCCAATAG
- a CDS encoding type II secretion system protein GspD: MTNRLWVILILFLSCCASAQQDLSALDKQFTELAFKKKGLNDVIKTDVSGLVLRDFINTVAQEHQLNVSIDSDLDQLVVNSFFDVTVKDVFLFLVQKYDLEVSFMNTIILFKKRKALPPPLVEKIRKLPNIEYNAQNDFLSVKLEKDSLANVAQGIIDRSGKNLVLSPEVRNQTISAYILNRPFDQVLDMMAKSNALQVTKDENGFYYIDRGSPILTPASPDKASKQPKTTKANADVPGGFEIIENENGYVSVRANMADMAELITAVAEKVKANYFYYNKPEGEKVSLNVENVTFDTLLGHIFKGKKYTFKVQDNYYLIGEQVVEGLRSTELIQLENRSIESVLQSLPRVFSEKLEIKEFIELNGLIVSGAKTIVDELRVYVRQIDKVVPMVQIEVIIVQYKKAYDIQTGIKAGLDKTANPTTSGVLFPNPEVNLNASSVNNLIDAFNGLGFIKLGKVTEAFYLNLQALENNSIIKIESTPKIATISGHEARLAIGETSYYFEQTNQLINSGLNNNVLQSGSWKSTDANLSVSIKPYVSTDENVTLTVVVEKSSFLARVGATAPPGKATQKFESLVRVKNGEMVLLGGLDELQKENSGTGTPLLSRIPILKWLFSSRKKSKSNSKLHIFIKPSVIY, translated from the coding sequence ATGACAAACCGTCTCTGGGTCATCCTTATTCTTTTTTTGTCGTGTTGCGCATCCGCCCAACAAGACCTGAGCGCTCTTGATAAACAGTTCACGGAACTGGCTTTCAAGAAAAAAGGACTGAACGACGTCATTAAAACGGATGTGTCAGGACTGGTGCTTCGCGATTTTATCAATACCGTCGCGCAGGAGCATCAGCTAAACGTTAGCATTGATTCCGATCTCGACCAGTTGGTGGTAAATAGCTTTTTCGACGTAACGGTAAAGGACGTGTTCCTATTCCTTGTTCAGAAATACGATCTGGAGGTATCCTTTATGAATACGATCATACTCTTCAAAAAAAGAAAGGCCCTCCCTCCACCCTTAGTAGAGAAAATCAGGAAGCTTCCGAACATCGAATACAACGCCCAGAACGATTTCCTTTCCGTAAAACTTGAAAAAGATTCACTCGCGAACGTAGCCCAGGGCATCATTGACCGTTCAGGGAAAAACCTGGTTTTGTCTCCAGAGGTACGAAACCAAACCATTTCCGCTTACATCCTAAACCGACCCTTCGACCAAGTGCTTGACATGATGGCCAAATCCAATGCACTTCAGGTCACAAAAGACGAAAATGGGTTTTATTATATTGACCGGGGTTCGCCTATTTTGACACCTGCTTCGCCAGACAAGGCTTCGAAACAACCCAAGACTACGAAAGCCAACGCCGACGTGCCAGGCGGATTTGAGATAATCGAAAACGAGAACGGGTATGTTTCGGTTCGGGCCAATATGGCCGATATGGCAGAGCTTATAACGGCCGTGGCAGAGAAAGTAAAGGCAAATTACTTTTATTATAACAAACCGGAAGGTGAAAAAGTCAGCCTTAACGTTGAAAACGTAACGTTCGATACCTTATTGGGGCATATTTTCAAAGGAAAAAAATACACCTTTAAGGTTCAGGATAATTATTACCTTATCGGAGAACAGGTAGTGGAAGGACTGCGTTCTACCGAGCTTATTCAACTGGAAAACCGCTCTATCGAATCGGTGTTGCAGTCGCTACCGCGTGTTTTCAGTGAGAAATTGGAAATAAAAGAGTTCATCGAACTCAACGGATTGATTGTATCAGGCGCCAAAACCATCGTTGACGAATTGCGCGTTTACGTGAGGCAGATTGACAAAGTCGTTCCGATGGTACAAATCGAAGTGATTATCGTACAATACAAGAAAGCGTACGATATTCAAACCGGAATTAAAGCCGGTCTTGACAAAACGGCCAATCCAACGACCTCTGGCGTACTATTTCCCAATCCGGAAGTCAATCTTAATGCCTCTTCCGTCAACAATTTGATTGATGCGTTTAACGGACTTGGTTTCATTAAGCTCGGTAAGGTCACGGAGGCTTTTTACCTGAACTTACAGGCCCTGGAGAACAATTCTATCATCAAAATCGAGTCGACGCCCAAGATAGCCACCATTAGTGGTCATGAGGCCCGTTTGGCCATCGGCGAGACGAGCTATTATTTCGAGCAGACTAACCAGCTGATCAACAGCGGACTAAACAATAATGTCTTACAATCTGGATCTTGGAAGAGCACCGACGCTAACCTTAGCGTATCTATAAAACCGTATGTATCGACCGATGAAAATGTCACGCTGACAGTTGTCGTAGAAAAAAGTTCCTTCCTGGCTCGGGTCGGAGCCACAGCACCGCCGGGCAAAGCGACGCAGAAATTCGAGTCGTTGGTACGCGTGAAGAATGGGGAAATGGTACTCCTCGGCGGACTTGATGAACTACAAAAAGAAAATTCCGGAACTGGAACGCCTCTTCTATCGCGGATTCCCATTCTAAAATGGCTTTTCAGTAGTCGGAAAAAATCGAAAAGCAATTCGAAGTTGCATATTTTCATCAAACCGTCTGTAATCTATTGA
- a CDS encoding type IV pilin protein, with protein MRKFYRHPARRNPAWRVRAYSMTEILIVLCIIGIILLMVLPNQTSVISQAKSIEAQAMLNQVYGLEKSYFYRYSKYTSNLEELGFEQEQTVDQGGQAVYKIEIAEATNNGFLARATSVSDLDGDGAFNTWEIDDKKILTETNKE; from the coding sequence ATGAGAAAGTTCTACAGACATCCGGCGAGGCGCAACCCAGCCTGGCGGGTACGGGCCTATTCTATGACTGAAATCCTTATCGTGTTGTGCATTATCGGCATCATCCTGCTTATGGTGTTGCCGAACCAGACATCGGTTATCAGCCAGGCTAAATCAATTGAGGCGCAGGCGATGCTGAACCAGGTATATGGTCTTGAGAAAAGTTATTTCTATCGCTATTCAAAGTACACGTCCAATTTGGAGGAACTGGGTTTTGAGCAAGAGCAAACCGTCGACCAGGGCGGCCAGGCGGTTTATAAAATTGAAATCGCAGAAGCCACCAACAACGGGTTCCTGGCACGAGCGACGTCTGTTTCTGACCTTGACGGTGACGGCGCGTTCAATACCTGGGAAATAGACGATAAGAAAATATTGACGGAAACGAATAAGGAATAA
- a CDS encoding RHS repeat domain-containing protein: MHTRLSAALDYYPFGMLVPNRHESTDGSYRYGFQGQEKDDEIKGEGNSLNYTYRMHDPRLGRFFAVDPLWSKYPANSPYSFSENRLIDGRELEGLERVRSLFLNRDFYSYMEYDINTKRGRFAINQIDGVNVLGAIDMNSEIKNKVRIGLGLCPSITLDEVSNEFETGVNPSREIRTALKSDYLTGKLRNVIDYGLQKLTEELAKNKDFKEFQGLIVETSAELIRKVYNDIKDGNADLIVRFRHDVFKYEKAKGNTYTNVKYDTVISFTLRYYTNQGILYFQIELPFGDKKKATDISKKEKGKKKS; encoded by the coding sequence TTGCATACAAGGCTGTCCGCTGCTTTGGATTACTATCCTTTCGGGATGCTGGTGCCCAATCGACATGAAAGTACCGATGGGTCGTATCGATACGGCTTCCAGGGCCAGGAAAAGGATGATGAAATCAAGGGCGAAGGTAATTCGTTGAATTATACCTACAGGATGCACGATCCAAGGTTGGGGAGGTTTTTTGCTGTGGATCCTTTATGGTCAAAATATCCAGCTAATTCTCCATATAGCTTTAGTGAGAATAGGCTAATAGATGGCAGAGAACTCGAAGGTTTGGAACGAGTAAGGTCTCTTTTCCTAAATCGAGATTTTTACAGCTATATGGAGTATGATATAAATACTAAGAGAGGTAGGTTCGCGATAAACCAAATCGATGGCGTAAATGTCTTAGGAGCCATAGACATGAATTCAGAGATTAAGAACAAAGTAAGGATTGGATTGGGGCTCTGTCCAAGTATTACTTTGGATGAAGTCTCCAATGAATTTGAAACAGGTGTCAATCCATCCAGAGAAATAAGAACTGCCCTCAAAAGTGATTACCTTACGGGTAAGTTACGAAATGTTATTGACTACGGACTTCAGAAATTAACCGAAGAACTCGCAAAAAACAAAGACTTTAAAGAATTCCAAGGCTTAATAGTCGAAACAAGTGCTGAGTTAATCAGGAAAGTTTACAATGATATCAAAGATGGCAATGCTGATTTAATAGTGCGTTTTAGGCACGATGTCTTCAAATATGAAAAGGCGAAGGGCAATACATATACCAATGTAAAATATGATACTGTAATCAGTTTCACACTGAGGTATTATACTAATCAGGGAATTTTGTATTTTCAAATTGAATTGCCCTTCGGTGATAAGAAAAAAGCAACGGATATTTCTAAAAAAGAAAAAGGCAAGAAGAAAAGCTAG
- a CDS encoding type II secretion system F family protein — MSLDLSQYERIQKGREEKKTGFSFSSKKLSDKKKEILYRELGLLLRSGVDFRKSLEILGHQADSTLEKKVIEDIRLKVVHGKPIYEAMRSSGQFSPYEYYSVQIGEETRKLEQVLTELQKFFTRRIQMKRQVISVLTYPSIVLAVTFGVLYFMLHKVVPMFSTVFRQFGSELPKSTRIILSLSQHSGLIFGTFGAVIIALVVAHYSLRNQENYRRMTASAVLRIPFFGKLIRKIYLSRFCQSMNLLLSSRTTLLNSLTLTSKMIGFYPVEKSIEAVKADITKGATLSEGLRKHAVYENRMVAMIEVAEQVNELDTMFERLSEQYNDDINHQTKMIGVVLEPMIIIFIGVIVGVIMISMYAPMFDLSKIIHR, encoded by the coding sequence ATGAGCCTTGACCTATCCCAATACGAACGGATCCAGAAGGGACGTGAGGAGAAAAAAACCGGTTTCTCCTTTTCCAGTAAGAAACTGTCTGATAAAAAGAAAGAAATTCTGTATCGGGAGTTGGGACTTTTGCTCCGTTCCGGGGTAGATTTTCGAAAATCGCTTGAAATCCTGGGCCATCAGGCGGACAGCACATTGGAAAAAAAGGTGATTGAGGACATCCGGCTTAAAGTCGTACACGGAAAGCCCATATACGAAGCGATGCGTTCGTCGGGGCAGTTTTCGCCTTATGAATACTACAGCGTACAGATTGGAGAAGAGACACGAAAACTCGAACAGGTACTGACAGAACTACAAAAGTTCTTTACACGAAGGATCCAGATGAAGCGCCAGGTCATTTCGGTACTGACCTACCCTTCCATCGTATTGGCCGTAACGTTTGGCGTGCTCTACTTCATGCTGCATAAAGTCGTTCCGATGTTTAGCACGGTGTTCCGTCAATTTGGGAGCGAGCTACCCAAAAGCACCCGCATCATCCTGTCACTTTCCCAGCACAGCGGCTTGATTTTCGGCACATTTGGCGCAGTTATCATAGCGTTGGTGGTGGCGCACTACAGCCTGCGGAACCAGGAAAACTATCGGCGGATGACAGCGTCTGCCGTGCTCCGTATACCGTTCTTTGGGAAACTCATCCGCAAGATCTACCTGTCGCGTTTCTGCCAGTCTATGAATTTACTGCTTTCGTCCAGGACCACCCTGTTGAATTCGCTGACCCTTACGTCAAAAATGATTGGGTTTTATCCGGTAGAAAAGTCGATTGAGGCCGTGAAAGCGGATATTACGAAAGGCGCCACCTTATCGGAAGGACTCAGGAAGCATGCGGTGTATGAAAATCGGATGGTGGCGATGATTGAAGTAGCCGAACAAGTCAATGAACTCGACACCATGTTTGAGCGTCTGTCTGAACAGTATAACGACGACATCAACCACCAAACGAAAATGATTGGCGTTGTGCTTGAGCCCATGATTATCATATTTATCGGCGTGATCGTGGGCGTCATTATGATTTCGATGTATGCGCCGATGTTTGACCTGAGCAAAATTATACACCGATGA
- a CDS encoding GspE/PulE family protein, translating to MIPADGDEHFVRFYIDDAADLSCRDELELLLGKEVILDPVSGGSVEKALSLHYRKDRGDSIRAFSVGETDFLEDLLTEARSLKCSDIHFEAFEKSARIRFRIDGQLLERYKIEPDQYLELVNKVKIRSKLNITEKRLPQDGRITNDTFDIRVSILPTLFGEKIVLRLLGQDASAIELDTLGFRREELDIYLEGVKKPNGIILISGPTGSGKTTTLYATLRLLNDARRNIVTVEDPIEYTLAGINQVQLKEDIGLTFAAALRSFLRQDPDIIMLGEIRDPETALMAIRASLTGHLVLSTIHTNSATGTISRLIDMGIPPYLISETLNLSVAQRLVRKLCVHCREAVSTDETDFPDHFSFPFPIDKHFQAKGCNACYHTGYSGRIAIYELLPVDRKVAEKIKAGQVTELVTGEWKDQTLSYKAFSLLAEGVTSLEEIYPILITY from the coding sequence GTGATTCCTGCAGACGGGGACGAGCATTTCGTTCGGTTCTATATAGATGATGCCGCCGACCTGTCGTGTCGGGATGAACTTGAATTGCTATTAGGGAAGGAGGTAATCCTCGACCCTGTATCGGGCGGCTCGGTTGAAAAAGCCCTGTCATTGCATTATCGAAAAGACCGGGGTGACAGCATTCGGGCGTTCAGTGTCGGCGAAACTGACTTCCTTGAGGATCTTCTTACTGAGGCCCGCTCGCTCAAATGCAGTGACATCCACTTCGAAGCGTTCGAAAAAAGCGCCCGTATCCGGTTTCGAATAGACGGACAACTGCTAGAGCGCTACAAGATCGAGCCTGACCAATACCTTGAATTAGTGAACAAAGTCAAGATACGTTCTAAACTTAACATCACTGAGAAAAGGCTACCCCAGGACGGTCGTATTACAAACGATACTTTCGACATTCGTGTATCAATACTGCCTACGCTTTTCGGCGAAAAAATCGTTTTGCGTTTGCTCGGCCAGGACGCGTCTGCCATTGAGCTCGATACCCTCGGCTTTCGCCGGGAGGAACTCGACATCTACCTGGAAGGCGTTAAAAAACCTAATGGCATCATCCTCATCAGCGGCCCGACAGGATCCGGAAAAACCACAACGTTGTATGCCACACTGCGTCTGTTGAATGACGCGCGGCGGAATATTGTTACAGTCGAAGATCCTATTGAATATACACTTGCTGGCATCAACCAGGTACAGCTAAAAGAAGATATCGGCCTTACGTTTGCAGCCGCACTACGTTCTTTCCTGCGCCAGGATCCGGACATCATTATGCTGGGTGAAATACGGGATCCGGAAACAGCCCTCATGGCCATTCGGGCATCCCTTACAGGACACCTTGTATTGTCGACCATCCATACGAATTCTGCCACGGGTACGATTTCCCGACTCATCGATATGGGCATCCCTCCCTACCTGATTTCAGAGACGTTAAATCTCTCGGTAGCACAACGACTCGTTCGTAAACTTTGCGTGCACTGTCGGGAAGCGGTATCCACAGACGAGACCGATTTCCCGGATCACTTCTCTTTCCCTTTCCCGATTGATAAGCACTTTCAGGCAAAAGGGTGTAATGCCTGTTATCATACCGGATACAGTGGCAGGATAGCTATTTATGAACTGCTGCCGGTAGACCGAAAAGTAGCGGAGAAAATCAAGGCGGGACAGGTGACGGAACTCGTTACCGGAGAGTGGAAAGACCAGACCTTATCGTATAAAGCGTTCTCCCTTCTCGCTGAGGGTGTCACATCGCTTGAAGAAATTTATCCTATCCTTATAACCTATTAG
- a CDS encoding PilN domain-containing protein, which translates to MSAVWENITSIRQLRVIGLYRDDDNNEYWNVLTVKRKGKSLVITDAVSFDDLETLDKATDKKTPVVIVLEGKGILFKQTTATDPVDAAWLRSLAFDTIYFSAWEHRENSYLFFCRRSLADRYLDLLRDRKFEILDVYVGSITSLLLLNGQPGASLFAGDYRLQISSDFTPVVERHYPVDKAVLYAVGDWSLNPLQTSLFASAAHFFVPVEALTKSNGQWADIEEVKYKRLFSVVGVAVLLGFFVLLAISYGLMQYYNSRNAELSLKMVYYNQSFEDIKDMERKIEEKQAILNGTGFSSTHFLSFYLSELAQTCPADIQFTDLGVQPVEKEIKSAEKILTQVGTIILKGSVYDQTSFNTWIKSVRSRSWIDRVEIKSLKKDKKGATLFELDISVKNV; encoded by the coding sequence ATGAGTGCTGTTTGGGAAAATATCACGTCTATTCGGCAGCTACGGGTAATCGGGCTTTACCGTGACGATGACAATAATGAATATTGGAACGTTCTGACGGTTAAACGCAAAGGTAAGTCCCTTGTCATTACAGATGCCGTCTCATTCGATGATCTCGAAACACTGGATAAGGCGACCGATAAAAAGACGCCTGTTGTAATTGTTCTGGAGGGAAAAGGCATACTATTCAAACAAACAACGGCAACCGACCCGGTAGATGCTGCATGGCTTCGCAGCCTCGCATTCGACACTATCTATTTCTCGGCCTGGGAACATCGTGAAAACAGTTACCTCTTCTTTTGCCGAAGAAGTCTGGCCGACCGATACCTCGACCTCCTGAGAGATCGAAAATTTGAAATACTCGATGTGTATGTTGGAAGTATTACTTCTTTGCTTCTTTTGAACGGACAACCGGGGGCGTCGCTATTTGCCGGTGATTATCGATTACAGATCTCAAGCGATTTTACCCCTGTCGTCGAACGACATTACCCCGTTGACAAGGCGGTTCTTTACGCAGTGGGTGACTGGAGCTTGAACCCGCTACAAACCTCGCTTTTTGCTTCCGCCGCGCATTTCTTTGTACCTGTGGAAGCCCTCACAAAATCCAATGGGCAATGGGCTGACATCGAAGAGGTCAAATACAAGCGATTGTTCTCGGTGGTTGGTGTGGCTGTTCTTCTGGGGTTTTTCGTGCTTCTTGCCATCAGCTATGGGCTCATGCAGTATTACAACAGCAGGAATGCCGAGTTGTCTCTTAAAATGGTCTATTATAATCAATCTTTCGAAGACATTAAGGACATGGAACGAAAGATAGAGGAAAAGCAGGCAATACTAAATGGCACTGGGTTCTCGTCTACCCATTTTCTTAGTTTTTATCTATCCGAACTGGCACAAACCTGCCCGGCTGATATCCAGTTCACAGATCTTGGCGTTCAACCGGTGGAGAAAGAGATCAAGAGCGCGGAGAAAATCCTGACACAGGTAGGCACGATTATCCTGAAAGGATCTGTATACGATCAGACCTCGTTTAATACCTGGATCAAATCCGTTCGTTCCCGCAGCTGGATTGATAGGGTGGAAATCAAATCGCTAAAGAAAGACAAAAAAGGTGCCACTCTTTTTGAACTCGACATCTCGGTGAAAAATGTTTGA
- a CDS encoding MlaD family protein — MKHNRNLMQKIGFLLAIFWLLDSCSQRQETYRMYVKFNNVEGLNIESIVESRGVTIGKVRKMDLCQNGVIVEVEIDKKVKIPVDSKFCVKDRGVLTRSIEVTMVGKKRKILTEKDTVDGLYLPIQPILDKM, encoded by the coding sequence ATGAAACATAATAGAAACTTAATGCAAAAAATAGGGTTTCTACTCGCAATATTTTGGCTGCTCGATTCCTGCTCCCAGCGACAAGAAACATATAGAATGTATGTGAAATTCAATAATGTTGAAGGTTTGAACATTGAGTCGATTGTTGAATCTCGGGGCGTTACAATTGGAAAAGTTCGGAAGATGGATTTATGTCAAAACGGCGTCATTGTTGAAGTCGAAATTGATAAGAAAGTAAAAATTCCGGTTGATTCCAAATTTTGCGTTAAGGACAGAGGTGTATTAACTAGAAGTATTGAGGTAACAATGGTCGGGAAAAAAAGAAAAATTCTTACGGAAAAGGATACTGTTGACGGATTATACTTGCCAATTCAACCGATTTTAGATAAAATGTAA
- a CDS encoding polymer-forming cytoskeletal protein — protein sequence MVKANSLIYAVYVCLVIGILCAGLLFVSDLYSRLNLHYNSLESLYIAHRSAVHYALGQFPDTETTIEGTDGIASQSSMRPYGVFDILSVQSHDAHDSIASCYLAAPINRDPTCLFVSRISRSISYSGAVRLIGEKSIPGGVLTINFLSGEKTTLQSEGPSREQQSLLPPFSDRFEKAFQNANFIGVGRGELSQGENGVYHRSFAEPGAQLSTRSLDGMALSGNFLVTASDTLVVPRSSTLDNVILRAPVILIEEGFRGRLQAFATKSLLVGKDVVLRYPSVLCLKAPGAGLSELALGEKSRVAGLLVLFGNDVGNIPQHKLHIDPEAVVTGDVYCSGKVSIRGKVNGSVYANRMYYEDGGTASENALVGTWIDVSKRPAFFVSPNLFETNNKRYGIAGRLE from the coding sequence ATGGTAAAGGCCAATAGCCTGATCTATGCGGTATATGTGTGCCTGGTCATCGGCATATTGTGTGCCGGACTCTTGTTTGTATCCGATCTTTACAGCCGGCTCAACCTGCATTATAACAGCCTGGAATCGCTGTATATCGCCCACCGCTCGGCGGTGCACTACGCCCTCGGGCAGTTTCCCGATACCGAAACGACGATAGAAGGCACCGACGGCATTGCGTCACAATCCAGCATGCGTCCCTATGGGGTTTTCGATATTCTGAGCGTGCAATCGCATGACGCCCATGATTCGATTGCTTCCTGTTACCTCGCCGCTCCGATAAATCGCGATCCTACCTGCCTGTTCGTCAGCCGTATCAGCCGCTCTATCTCCTATTCCGGCGCGGTGCGGCTTATCGGAGAAAAATCGATCCCGGGCGGCGTGCTGACCATCAATTTCCTGTCCGGCGAAAAAACCACGCTGCAGTCAGAAGGGCCATCCCGTGAACAACAGTCGTTATTGCCTCCCTTTTCGGATCGGTTTGAAAAAGCCTTCCAAAACGCGAATTTCATTGGCGTCGGGCGCGGTGAACTGTCGCAGGGCGAAAACGGCGTCTACCATCGCTCATTCGCTGAACCCGGCGCCCAGCTGTCTACCCGTTCGTTAGACGGGATGGCACTGTCGGGTAATTTCCTGGTGACGGCTTCGGATACCCTGGTCGTGCCGCGCTCCTCGACACTCGACAACGTGATCCTGCGGGCACCGGTCATCCTTATCGAAGAAGGATTCAGGGGACGGCTACAGGCCTTTGCCACCAAAAGTCTGCTGGTGGGAAAAGACGTGGTACTTCGGTACCCTTCCGTTCTTTGCCTAAAGGCACCCGGAGCCGGGCTTTCAGAACTGGCGCTCGGTGAAAAGTCAAGGGTGGCGGGTCTCCTCGTTCTGTTCGGAAATGATGTCGGCAATATCCCGCAACATAAATTGCACATTGATCCGGAGGCGGTGGTAACAGGCGATGTTTACTGCAGCGGCAAGGTATCGATCAGGGGTAAGGTAAACGGCTCAGTATATGCAAACCGGATGTATTATGAAGATGGCGGAACTGCCAGCGAAAATGCGCTGGTAGGAACCTGGATCGATGTGTCGAAGCGCCCTGCCTTTTTTGTGTCCCCTAACTTATTTGAAACCAATAACAAACGGTATGGCATTGCGGGTCGTCTTGAATAA